AGGGCAACAAATCCTTGCTAGTGAGACCAAAACATACATAAAACATCTACGACATCCCACCACCACCATTACAGGCGGTTCCTCAATCCACGACGAGGCAACCTCTTCCTTCATTTCCTCCGTGGTCGATAGGCACGAGCTAGCCGATGATAATGTGCTGCTCGGAGGCGATCCTCCTCCAAACCTTTTATTAGCAACCACCGACTCTGCCGTTCTCCCCAATGGCTCCACTCTGGCTCTTTTGCCGTTCTTGTTTCTCATTTTTCAAACTTCGAACTTGTCGAgaggattttttttctttgtgttgTTCTAGGTGAGAGGGGGGGGATTAAGAGTTGAAGGCTtcttaaaataatgtgtatatttatataaggaCGAAGAAGAGCTTATTAtgacaaataataaattttcgTTGAATAAAGTAATTTTATGTTGGGGACAGAGAAAATGACATTGTTTATTTAGTAATTAGTTTATTATTAACTGGAATTGGGGAAAATAGTAAAGTAGAGTAGAGACCAGACAACTATATGAAACAGAAGGTAATTCATTAAACAATGTCAATATATCTCTGCATTTAAGCAAGCGCAGCAAACcatttattgtttaaatgtTGAGGGGATGAGTATGAaatgtttcaaaacaaaaattaatttgattggtAAAGATAGAACTATGTAATATAAAAACTGTTTGTATAATGataaacttcataatttaagaaaatacataaaattacgAACGAAGGTTATAAAATAGGAAAAGCATTTAAAGATGTTTTATGAAAAGTAAAGTGATTAAAGTATACtaaattgtttaaataataatctTTAGTAGATTTGATTCATTTGAAAACGGTTAAgtgaatatgaaaataataggcggtaaaattttatgtataaatttttattatgttaatactttaaaatattttttgaaaaaaaatcaaatctagaGCAGGATAGTTTGATAATTTAGGTAAATATCATTTACACAAACCATATTTTCAGATCGATATTATTTCACTTCttacttatattttgttttaaatttttgaacaTTTGCTTAAAATCATTTTGTTTTAGTTGTATGTCCACCAGCTAATGATACTCTCTACTTGTATAACCCATTAACAAAATTTGACCTAACATGTAACTAATACTCGTATTTAATACAAGAAGCCAATAACTAAAATACAACAGACCTCAAAGAGAAAACGCGGATATATAGCTGTTAATAACTTAAGAATCTCATGTATTTAATGCTTCATAGTTAAGAtgataatgaaaataatttaaaatgatttataggcaaaaaatgttaatggcaatAATGGCAAAGGGTTTCATTTAGAAGCCCAAAATGGGTTGATTTGTAGAAGAAAGTAAGAAACATccctattttcatttttaatttgctTCACAATTACAAAAGGATAAAAGctggaaaatgttttttttttccaacggACATGTTGTTTTAGGAAGAAAAAGGTTTAAGAACTGTAGCATTATAAAAGCTTTCTTTATAGGACTGTTAGTTATGAATCTTACATGTAGTCGTTTCTCGTATTCTATGTGATGTAAATAGCTAAAGTATATGAAACAAGCACAAAATCTAATGATCTAGTTATAATGTAACGTTTATAAGTATGTTCAAATAGGGCTTtgttaacaacaacaacaagttttcttcaaaaataattaGAGAACAAAATGTCAAATACGATCATTGACCTTCCATGAAATATAATACCTCAGCATCAGTTATTTCCCATGTGAAGgtatttaatgaaatttaatgaTAGCTTTAAAACGATAATACTAGTTTActtgttttcttaatttatcCCATGTCCAGTTCATTACGAATCTGAAGAGTGAAATGAACAACATCTTGCTTTCGTTTTTTTCTTCGGCAAACaggttctttctttatttagttatgtttcaagtcatataattatatataagttactAAGAATATGAGTTTGATTCCAGGAGTGAAATCATAAAGTTGCACACTTCGTgcaatgtataaataaattatgaagCTTCTAGTGTTTTATTTAAGTATCGTATTTGATATCATATGTTGTTACAGAAACAAAAGGTTGTGTCATCTTAAGTCAAAATACAAGCAATAACTaaagttggaaaaaaaaatacaagcaaTAGTTCTAAATTTGGCTCATTTCAAGATTGGTCGATTGTAGCCAGAACCGCTTCTACATGAAAAGTTTGAAGCAATGATGCGAAGGTTGAAATGAAAACTACATTTTTTTGGGtgtaaaacaacatttgtttaATCAAATAAGTTTGAAGTTATGTACGCAGAGGCATGCTTAATGTACATTTAAAAAGGTCATTGCCTCAGACCCCAAGAAATGATACGAATTATGGGGTTCCATTTTCATGAAATGTTGTGTATCATACTGATTATAGCTATAcaacatttaattttatttgtcttCATCCCAAGTTTGACACCCTAAGTTAATTatagttttctttgttttccaaATAAGATTTTAGGAAAacgaaatattttttatgttgtcaAGTTTCCAAATGGAAAATATGTATCTCCAAATAGGAAatctaaatatacaaataaataaagaataCAAATATcagttaattttaaatatattctctattcaatttgaaaattaaaGATTTAAATATACTTTCTACAACTAGGTAGTAACTCGCGCTTTGCGCGGAATAAGATGTCTATATTAatgttgaaattatatattatgattatgtaTAACATAAAGTATACATAAAGCAATAGTTAGGTAGAACTAAAGGTACGATTGTTATCACTTATCAGGAGAGAAGCCAGAAACTTTTTATAATGGGTGCactattattaaaatttgatatacgGTGTTTGCAAGTCTGAGAAGAagctttggaaatttttttttatatttcgccTATC
The window above is part of the Brassica napus cultivar Da-Ae chromosome C8, Da-Ae, whole genome shotgun sequence genome. Proteins encoded here:
- the BNAC08G23800D gene encoding protein GL2-INTERACTING REPRESSOR 2 yields the protein MRNKNGKRARVEPLGRTAESVVANKRFGGGSPPSSTLSSASSCLSTTEEMKEEVASSWIEEPPVMVVVGCRRCFMYVLVSLARICCPKCKCNDLIMF